In the Paralichthys olivaceus isolate ysfri-2021 chromosome 17, ASM2471397v2, whole genome shotgun sequence genome, one interval contains:
- the klhl15 gene encoding kelch-like protein 15 isoform X2, whose translation MPVANQRCVMSGADVEVYLSQVHDGSVSSGFRALYEERLLLDVTLLIEEHHFQAHKALLATQSDYFRVMFTADMRERDQDKIHMKGLTAAGFGHILRFMYYGSLELSMPTVQEILQAAMYVQLTEAVEFCCSFLLAKICLENCAEVMRLLEDFSVGVEGVQEQLDNFLLDNFVPLMSRPDFLSYLSLERLQAYLNSDALSRFPEIELYEAVQAWLRHDRRRWRHTDTIVQSIRFCLMTPANIFEKVKTSEFYRYSRQLRQEVDQALSYFHDVNQQPLVETRSNRIRSVRPQTAVFRGMIGHSMVNSKILLLQRPKVWWELEGPQVPLRPDCLAIVNNFAFLLGGEELGPDGEFHASSKVYRYDPRQNSWLRMADMSVPRSEFAVGVIGKFIYAVAGRTRDETFYSTERYDITEDRWEFVDPYPVNKYGHEGTVLNGKLYITGGITSSSTSKQVCVFDPGREAGGGGGGGGGGGGGSSGGSDVHRTRTGRGPLLPGTQASCWENKSKMNYARCFHKMISHNGKLYVFGGVCVILRASFESQGCPSTEVYDPDTDEWTILASMPIGRSGHGVAVLDRQIMVLGGLCYNGHYSDSILTFDPDENKWKEDEYPRMPCKLDGLQVCSLHFPEYVLEHVRRCS comes from the exons ATGCCCGTGGCCAATCAGag GTGTGTGATGTCGGGGGCGGATGTGGAGGTGTACCTGTCCCAGGTGCACGATGGGAGTGTGTCGTCGGGCTTCCGGGCGCTGTACGAAGAGCGCTTGCTGCTGGACGTCACGCTGTTGATAGAGGAGCACCACTTCCAG GCCCACAAGGCGCTTCTGGCCACACAGAGCGACTATTTCCGGGTCATGTTCACAGCAGACATGAGGGAGAGGGACCAGGACAAGATCCACATGAAGGGGCTGACGGCCGCTGGGTTCGGCCACATCCTCCGATTCATGTATTACGGCTCGTTGGAGCTCAGCATGCCCACTGTCCAAGAAATCCTGCAG GCGGCGATGTACGTCCAGCTGACGGAGGCGGTGGAGTTCTGCTGCTCCTTCCTGTTGGCCAAGATCTGTCTGGAGAACTGTGCCGAGGTCATGCGGCTTCTGGAGGACTTCAGCGTAGGCGTGGAGGGCGTCCAGGAGCAGCTTGACAACTTCCTACTTGACAACTTTGTCCCCCTCATGAGCCGACCCGACTTCCTGTCCTACCTCAGCCTCGAGAGACTGCAG GCGTACCTGAACAGCGATGCTCTGAGCCGCTTCCCAGAAATCGAGCTGTACGAAGCGGTTCAGGCGTGGCTGCGACACGACCGGCGGCGCTGGAGGCACACGGACACCATCGTGCAGTCCATCCGCTTCTGCCTCATGACGCCTGCCAACATCTTTGAGAAG GTGAAGACGTCAGAGTTTTACCGTTACTCCCGACAGCTGAGGCAGGAGGTGGACCAGGCGCTCAGCTACTTCCACGATGTCAACCAGCAACCTCTGGTGGAGACGCGCTCCAACCGCATCCGCTCCGTCCGCCCGCAGACCGCCGTCTTCAGGGGGATGATCGGCCACAGTATGGTCAACAGCAAGATTTTGCTGCTGCAACGCCCAAAG GTGTGGTGGGAGCTCGAGGGACCTCAGGTGCCGTTACGACCGGACTGCCTGGCCATCGTCAACAACTTTGCCTTCCTGTTGGGCGGAGAGGAGTTGGGGCCCGACGGAGAGTTTCACGCTTCCTCCAAAGTCTATCGCTACGACCCTCGACAGAACTCCTGGCTACGCATGGCGGACATGTCTGTGCCCAG GTCGGAGTTTGCCGTTGGCGTCATCGGTAAGTTTATTTATGCTGTGGCGGGCCGCACGCGAGACGAGACCTTCTACTCCACAGAGCGCTACGACATCACAGAGGACCGCTGGGAGTTTGTGGACCCGTACCCTGTTAACAAGTACGGTCACGAGGGAACGGTTCTGAACGGGAAACTGTACATCACTGGAGgaatcacctcctcctccacctccaaacaggtgtgtgtgttcgatCCAGGGCGGGAAGCtggaggtgggggaggtgggggaggaggaggagggggaggcagctCGGGGGGCTCGGACGTACACAGGACACGCACTGGCAGGGGACCGCTGCTGCCCGGCACTCAAGCCAGCTGCTGGGAGAACAAATCCAAAATGAACTACGCCCGCTGCTTCCACAAGATGATCTCTCACAACGGGAAGCTGTACGTGTTTGGTGGTGTGTGCGTGATCCTGCGGGCGTCCTTCGAGTCGCAGGGCTGCCCGTCCACCGAGGTGTACGACCCAGACACTGACGAGTGGACCATCCTCGCCTCCATGCCCATAGGGCGCAGCGGCCACGGGGTGGCGGTATTGGACAGGCAGATCATGGTGCTGGGTGGCCTGTGTTACAACGGCCACTACAGTGACTCCATCCTCACCTTCGACCCTGACGAAAACAAGTGGAAGGAGGATGAGTATCCCAGGATGCCTTGCAAACTGGACGGTCTGCAGGTGTGCAGTCTGCATTTCCCAGAGTATGTGCTCGAGCACGTCAGACGCTGCAGCTGA
- the klhl15 gene encoding kelch-like protein 15 isoform X1 yields the protein MSEGARAAWSKRGCGDSHRREPGKHKHRKCERPLSSQPSKPVIVRPGSKRCVMSGADVEVYLSQVHDGSVSSGFRALYEERLLLDVTLLIEEHHFQAHKALLATQSDYFRVMFTADMRERDQDKIHMKGLTAAGFGHILRFMYYGSLELSMPTVQEILQAAMYVQLTEAVEFCCSFLLAKICLENCAEVMRLLEDFSVGVEGVQEQLDNFLLDNFVPLMSRPDFLSYLSLERLQAYLNSDALSRFPEIELYEAVQAWLRHDRRRWRHTDTIVQSIRFCLMTPANIFEKVKTSEFYRYSRQLRQEVDQALSYFHDVNQQPLVETRSNRIRSVRPQTAVFRGMIGHSMVNSKILLLQRPKVWWELEGPQVPLRPDCLAIVNNFAFLLGGEELGPDGEFHASSKVYRYDPRQNSWLRMADMSVPRSEFAVGVIGKFIYAVAGRTRDETFYSTERYDITEDRWEFVDPYPVNKYGHEGTVLNGKLYITGGITSSSTSKQVCVFDPGREAGGGGGGGGGGGGGSSGGSDVHRTRTGRGPLLPGTQASCWENKSKMNYARCFHKMISHNGKLYVFGGVCVILRASFESQGCPSTEVYDPDTDEWTILASMPIGRSGHGVAVLDRQIMVLGGLCYNGHYSDSILTFDPDENKWKEDEYPRMPCKLDGLQVCSLHFPEYVLEHVRRCS from the exons GTGTGTGATGTCGGGGGCGGATGTGGAGGTGTACCTGTCCCAGGTGCACGATGGGAGTGTGTCGTCGGGCTTCCGGGCGCTGTACGAAGAGCGCTTGCTGCTGGACGTCACGCTGTTGATAGAGGAGCACCACTTCCAG GCCCACAAGGCGCTTCTGGCCACACAGAGCGACTATTTCCGGGTCATGTTCACAGCAGACATGAGGGAGAGGGACCAGGACAAGATCCACATGAAGGGGCTGACGGCCGCTGGGTTCGGCCACATCCTCCGATTCATGTATTACGGCTCGTTGGAGCTCAGCATGCCCACTGTCCAAGAAATCCTGCAG GCGGCGATGTACGTCCAGCTGACGGAGGCGGTGGAGTTCTGCTGCTCCTTCCTGTTGGCCAAGATCTGTCTGGAGAACTGTGCCGAGGTCATGCGGCTTCTGGAGGACTTCAGCGTAGGCGTGGAGGGCGTCCAGGAGCAGCTTGACAACTTCCTACTTGACAACTTTGTCCCCCTCATGAGCCGACCCGACTTCCTGTCCTACCTCAGCCTCGAGAGACTGCAG GCGTACCTGAACAGCGATGCTCTGAGCCGCTTCCCAGAAATCGAGCTGTACGAAGCGGTTCAGGCGTGGCTGCGACACGACCGGCGGCGCTGGAGGCACACGGACACCATCGTGCAGTCCATCCGCTTCTGCCTCATGACGCCTGCCAACATCTTTGAGAAG GTGAAGACGTCAGAGTTTTACCGTTACTCCCGACAGCTGAGGCAGGAGGTGGACCAGGCGCTCAGCTACTTCCACGATGTCAACCAGCAACCTCTGGTGGAGACGCGCTCCAACCGCATCCGCTCCGTCCGCCCGCAGACCGCCGTCTTCAGGGGGATGATCGGCCACAGTATGGTCAACAGCAAGATTTTGCTGCTGCAACGCCCAAAG GTGTGGTGGGAGCTCGAGGGACCTCAGGTGCCGTTACGACCGGACTGCCTGGCCATCGTCAACAACTTTGCCTTCCTGTTGGGCGGAGAGGAGTTGGGGCCCGACGGAGAGTTTCACGCTTCCTCCAAAGTCTATCGCTACGACCCTCGACAGAACTCCTGGCTACGCATGGCGGACATGTCTGTGCCCAG GTCGGAGTTTGCCGTTGGCGTCATCGGTAAGTTTATTTATGCTGTGGCGGGCCGCACGCGAGACGAGACCTTCTACTCCACAGAGCGCTACGACATCACAGAGGACCGCTGGGAGTTTGTGGACCCGTACCCTGTTAACAAGTACGGTCACGAGGGAACGGTTCTGAACGGGAAACTGTACATCACTGGAGgaatcacctcctcctccacctccaaacaggtgtgtgtgttcgatCCAGGGCGGGAAGCtggaggtgggggaggtgggggaggaggaggagggggaggcagctCGGGGGGCTCGGACGTACACAGGACACGCACTGGCAGGGGACCGCTGCTGCCCGGCACTCAAGCCAGCTGCTGGGAGAACAAATCCAAAATGAACTACGCCCGCTGCTTCCACAAGATGATCTCTCACAACGGGAAGCTGTACGTGTTTGGTGGTGTGTGCGTGATCCTGCGGGCGTCCTTCGAGTCGCAGGGCTGCCCGTCCACCGAGGTGTACGACCCAGACACTGACGAGTGGACCATCCTCGCCTCCATGCCCATAGGGCGCAGCGGCCACGGGGTGGCGGTATTGGACAGGCAGATCATGGTGCTGGGTGGCCTGTGTTACAACGGCCACTACAGTGACTCCATCCTCACCTTCGACCCTGACGAAAACAAGTGGAAGGAGGATGAGTATCCCAGGATGCCTTGCAAACTGGACGGTCTGCAGGTGTGCAGTCTGCATTTCCCAGAGTATGTGCTCGAGCACGTCAGACGCTGCAGCTGA